Proteins encoded within one genomic window of Amycolatopsis sp. 2-15:
- a CDS encoding MurR/RpiR family transcriptional regulator, which yields MPDDATPADGGDSLTERITGRLAGMSRAERAVAEYLRHHAREAIFATAEQIGSATGTSDATVVRTAKTLGYSGLADMRQHLARQVVTETSPSIELRHRQIGEPTGAPTTVLARVFTEATERLAETWRLVSEEDFERAVDLLAGAREVLAFGIGPSSFLAGYVALRLGRMGRRARASGATGFRLADDLLGLGEGDVVVLFLPSRLLGDIEVLLDRTREVGARTLLITDSLAPVFGDRVAVALQATHSPSNFTGEMLSAEVLADALLLGLASRDEDHANRTSELLTTLRSRLIQGDSRDYVPRRKSGNPRKG from the coding sequence ATGCCCGACGACGCCACCCCCGCCGACGGCGGCGATTCGCTCACCGAGCGGATCACCGGCCGCCTCGCCGGGATGTCGCGGGCCGAGCGCGCCGTCGCCGAGTACCTGCGCCACCACGCGCGCGAGGCGATCTTCGCCACCGCCGAGCAGATCGGCTCGGCCACGGGCACGAGCGACGCCACCGTGGTCCGCACCGCCAAGACGCTCGGCTACAGCGGCTTGGCCGACATGCGCCAGCACCTCGCCCGGCAGGTGGTCACCGAGACCAGCCCGTCGATCGAGCTGCGCCACCGCCAGATCGGCGAGCCGACCGGCGCGCCCACGACCGTGCTCGCGCGAGTGTTCACCGAGGCGACGGAGCGGCTGGCCGAGACCTGGCGCCTCGTCTCGGAGGAGGACTTCGAGCGGGCCGTGGACCTGCTCGCCGGCGCGCGCGAGGTGCTGGCCTTCGGCATCGGCCCGTCGAGCTTCCTCGCCGGGTACGTGGCGCTGCGCCTGGGCCGCATGGGCCGGCGCGCCCGCGCCAGCGGTGCCACCGGGTTCCGCCTCGCCGACGACCTGCTCGGCCTCGGTGAGGGCGACGTCGTGGTGCTGTTCCTGCCCAGCCGGCTCCTCGGCGACATCGAGGTGCTGCTCGACCGCACGCGCGAGGTCGGCGCGCGCACGCTGCTGATCACCGATTCGCTCGCACCCGTGTTCGGCGACCGCGTGGCCGTGGCTCTGCAGGCCACCCACTCCCCCAGCAACTTCACCGGCGAGATGCTCAGCGCCGAGGTGCTGGCCGACGCACTGCTGCTCGGGCTGGCCTCGCGCGACGAGGACCACGCCAACCGGACCTCGGAGCTGCTCACCACGTTGCGCTCGCGGCTGATCCAGGGCGACAGCCGCGACTACGTGCCGCGGCGCAAGTCGGGCAACCCCCGCAAGGGCTGA
- a CDS encoding alpha/beta hydrolase, with protein sequence MSVIELTTFTVRPERTQAMLATRPGMVEAFRRDRRGFVSARLVRVSADTWLDFVEWTDDTAWDASRAKGANQPEIAAFFATLDTLVSSERGVRYDDPAGARVRTIAYGPSPSQVGELYLPAGAGPFPVVVLAHGGFWTALYDRRQLTRLADDLVARGYAVWNVEYRRLGEPGGGRPGTFTDFAAAVDAVATLDPALDVSRVVLVGHSAGGQLSAWAAGRSALPVSAPGAGPKITPVAVVSLAGVLDLRGAADARLGRELADPDLPAPAGAPVAADPAYVPAVAALAGDGLVPALLGGTPATVPDRYALATPVDTGAPLLVVHGDADDIIPAAQARSPYADQTFNVAGAGHFEVIDPANPSWARVVTWLETKPAR encoded by the coding sequence ATGTCCGTGATCGAGCTGACGACCTTCACGGTCCGTCCCGAGCGGACCCAGGCGATGCTGGCCACCCGCCCGGGCATGGTGGAGGCGTTCCGCCGGGACCGGCGCGGCTTCGTGTCCGCGCGCCTGGTGCGGGTGTCGGCGGACACCTGGCTGGACTTCGTCGAGTGGACCGACGACACGGCGTGGGACGCCTCGCGCGCGAAGGGGGCGAACCAGCCGGAGATCGCCGCGTTCTTCGCCACGCTCGACACTCTGGTGAGCTCCGAGCGGGGCGTCCGCTACGACGACCCGGCGGGTGCGAGGGTCCGGACCATTGCGTATGGGCCGTCGCCGTCGCAGGTGGGGGAGCTGTACCTGCCTGCGGGAGCCGGACCGTTCCCGGTGGTGGTGCTCGCCCACGGCGGGTTCTGGACCGCGCTGTACGACCGCCGCCAGCTGACCCGCCTGGCCGACGACCTAGTCGCGCGCGGGTACGCGGTGTGGAACGTCGAGTACCGCCGCCTGGGCGAACCCGGCGGCGGCCGGCCGGGCACGTTCACCGACTTCGCCGCGGCGGTGGACGCCGTCGCTACCCTCGACCCGGCCCTCGACGTCTCGCGCGTGGTCCTCGTCGGCCACTCCGCCGGCGGCCAGCTCTCGGCCTGGGCCGCCGGCCGTTCCGCCCTACCCGTTTCCGCGCCGGGTGCGGGCCCGAAGATCACGCCGGTCGCCGTCGTGTCCCTCGCCGGCGTACTGGACCTGCGCGGGGCGGCCGACGCCCGCCTCGGCCGCGAACTGGCCGACCCTGACTTGCCCGCCCCGGCCGGCGCCCCCGTCGCAGCGGATCCCGCATACGTGCCGGCGGTCGCCGCCCTCGCCGGCGACGGTCTGGTCCCCGCTCTCCTCGGCGGCACGCCGGCCACTGTCCCGGACCGCTACGCCCTCGCCACCCCGGTCGACACGGGCGCCCCCCTGCTGGTCGTCCACGGCGACGCGGACGACATCATCCCGGCGGCCCAGGCCCGCAGCCCGTACGCGGACCAGACCTTCAACGTCGCGGGCGCGGGTCACTTCGAGGTGATCGACCCGGCGAACCCGTCGTGGGCGCGAGTGGTGACCTGGCTCGAGACGAAGCCGGCGCGCTGA
- a CDS encoding YrdB family protein: MTTTRPALRGLPGFVLVVRFCTELALLAGLAVAGARLGGSVLLNVVGGVLWPVLAGAIWALVVAPKAPRRAPEPTRFILEFALFTAAAVALAASGLLVVGIVLAVVGVATAVAVRVFAKGS; encoded by the coding sequence ATGACCACCACACGTCCGGCTTTGCGGGGGTTGCCCGGGTTCGTGCTCGTCGTGCGGTTCTGCACGGAGCTGGCCCTGCTGGCGGGCCTGGCGGTCGCCGGGGCGCGGCTGGGCGGGAGTGTGCTGCTGAACGTCGTCGGCGGAGTGCTGTGGCCGGTGCTGGCGGGGGCGATCTGGGCGCTCGTGGTGGCCCCGAAGGCGCCGCGGCGGGCGCCGGAGCCGACACGTTTCATCCTGGAGTTCGCGTTGTTCACGGCGGCGGCCGTCGCGCTGGCGGCGTCGGGGCTGCTGGTCGTGGGGATCGTGCTCGCGGTGGTCGGTGTGGCGACGGCGGTCGCGGTGCGGGTCTTCGCCAAGGGGTCCTAG
- a CDS encoding FHA domain-containing protein, with protein sequence MTSFPADDPASETPGAVVVRGLAGTAVVLPAEYARLPFGRQPGPDGVKVGEDDPRVSREHGALTYRRGWWLLSNSGHTPIEFSPTRLLHSDDEPEPLPAGFTTLLVVGSGGRKHPLEVRVNAPDHNRPMPVTGPTLPGRQWDLTTTQRLVLTVLGQQYLRREVPAQPMSRGHVAEIMGELEPGGEWDVRKVDRVIATVRDRLSGQGVRGLKRTEVPEPIGNSLNHNLLTELAITTNSLTRADLDVLDRLD encoded by the coding sequence GTGACCTCCTTCCCCGCTGACGACCCCGCGTCCGAGACACCCGGCGCCGTCGTGGTCCGCGGCCTGGCGGGCACGGCCGTGGTACTGCCCGCCGAGTACGCGCGGCTGCCGTTCGGCCGGCAGCCCGGCCCGGACGGCGTGAAGGTCGGCGAGGACGACCCGCGCGTGAGCCGGGAGCACGGCGCGCTGACGTACCGGCGGGGCTGGTGGCTGCTGAGCAACTCGGGCCACACGCCGATCGAGTTCTCCCCCACGCGGCTGCTGCACTCCGACGACGAGCCTGAACCGCTGCCGGCGGGCTTCACCACGCTGCTCGTGGTCGGCTCGGGCGGGCGCAAGCACCCGCTCGAGGTCCGCGTGAACGCGCCCGACCACAACCGCCCGATGCCCGTCACCGGCCCGACCCTGCCCGGCCGGCAGTGGGACCTCACCACCACCCAGCGGCTCGTGCTCACGGTGCTCGGCCAGCAGTACCTACGGCGGGAGGTCCCGGCGCAGCCCATGAGCCGCGGCCACGTCGCCGAGATCATGGGCGAGCTCGAACCCGGCGGCGAGTGGGACGTGCGGAAGGTCGACCGCGTGATCGCCACCGTGCGCGATCGGCTCTCGGGCCAGGGCGTGCGCGGGCTCAAGCGCACAGAGGTGCCGGAGCCGATCGGGAACTCGCTCAACCACAACCTGCTGACGGAGCTGGCGATCACCACGAACTCACTGACCCGCGCCGACCTGGACGTGCTGGACCGGCTCGACTAG
- a CDS encoding sugar ABC transporter substrate-binding protein codes for MKRWLKLAAGAAALTLATAGCAGSGGGDTASGSGGSDGGTLTVWLMDGSAPDSLTGALNKEFEAAHAGVKVNYQIQPWNGIQQKLTTALASDTPPDVIEVGNTQTPAFASDEVLTDLSADVNSLNGAQWLAGLKASGEFNGKTYGVPFYAANREVLYRKDMFAQAGITAPPTSNAEWLDDIAKLKAKFGSDKDFQPLYLPGQYWYTLLSFIWDNGGDVAQAQGKGFKSTLDSAGAKAGLEFYKQLVDASGTTAPKDNDEATPQQAGIYGGGKVAMFIGTPGEVATAAKTDPSITDKTGAFPIPSKTAGQTAPVFLGGSNLVIPLNSKHADLAKDYLKLLTSTKYMSQLAAAGYVPGTSTDTSALDKDPLGGVMAKASKNGRAVPTSPKWGEVEAGQNPLKDMLTAYLTGKKSIDQATADANAALDKIIGG; via the coding sequence GTGAAGCGCTGGCTCAAACTGGCGGCGGGTGCCGCCGCCCTCACCCTCGCGACAGCCGGGTGTGCCGGTTCGGGCGGCGGTGACACCGCGTCCGGCTCGGGCGGTTCGGACGGTGGCACGCTCACGGTCTGGCTCATGGACGGCTCCGCGCCGGACAGCCTCACGGGTGCCCTCAACAAGGAGTTCGAGGCGGCCCACGCCGGGGTCAAGGTGAACTACCAGATCCAGCCGTGGAACGGCATCCAGCAGAAGCTGACCACCGCGCTCGCGAGTGACACCCCGCCCGACGTGATCGAGGTCGGCAACACCCAGACCCCGGCGTTCGCCTCCGACGAGGTACTCACCGACCTGTCGGCCGACGTCAACAGCCTCAACGGCGCGCAGTGGCTGGCCGGGCTCAAGGCCTCGGGCGAGTTCAACGGCAAGACCTACGGCGTGCCGTTCTACGCCGCCAACCGCGAGGTCCTCTACCGCAAGGACATGTTCGCCCAAGCCGGCATCACCGCGCCGCCGACCTCGAACGCGGAGTGGCTCGACGACATCGCCAAGCTGAAGGCGAAGTTCGGCAGCGACAAGGACTTCCAGCCGCTCTACCTGCCGGGTCAGTACTGGTACACGCTGCTCTCGTTCATCTGGGACAACGGCGGTGACGTCGCCCAGGCGCAGGGCAAGGGCTTCAAGTCCACCCTCGACTCCGCCGGCGCCAAGGCGGGCCTCGAGTTCTACAAGCAGCTCGTGGACGCCTCCGGCACCACCGCCCCGAAGGACAACGACGAGGCCACCCCGCAGCAGGCCGGCATCTACGGCGGCGGCAAGGTCGCGATGTTCATCGGCACGCCGGGGGAGGTCGCCACGGCCGCGAAGACCGACCCGAGCATCACCGACAAGACCGGCGCGTTCCCGATCCCGAGCAAGACCGCAGGCCAGACGGCCCCGGTGTTCCTCGGTGGCTCGAACCTGGTGATCCCGCTCAACAGCAAGCACGCGGACCTCGCCAAGGACTACCTGAAGCTGCTCACCAGCACCAAGTACATGAGCCAGCTGGCCGCCGCCGGCTACGTGCCGGGCACCTCCACCGACACCAGCGCGCTGGACAAGGACCCGCTCGGCGGCGTGATGGCCAAGGCTTCGAAGAACGGCCGCGCGGTGCCGACGAGCCCGAAGTGGGGTGAAGTCGAGGCGGGCCAGAACCCGCTGAAGGACATGCTCACCGCGTACCTCACCGGGAAGAAGTCGATCGACCAGGCCACGGCTGACGCCAACGCCGCCCTCGACAAGATCATCGGCGGATGA